Proteins co-encoded in one Brassica rapa cultivar Chiifu-401-42 chromosome A02, CAAS_Brap_v3.01, whole genome shotgun sequence genomic window:
- the LOC103851079 gene encoding flavonol 3-O-glucosyltransferase isoform X3, whose amino-acid sequence MANTDQPTTDSHVAVLAFPFGTHAAPLLSVTRRLASFSPSTLFSFFNTVQSNSSLFPSDLPSNIRVHDVADGVPEGYVFSGRPQEAIELFLVAAPESFREAIASAENDAGKKVTCMLADAFFWFASDMAAEMKASWVAFWTAGPNSLSVHLYTDLIRQSVRVNDGCMEETLGFISGMEKIRVKDTPEGVVFGNLDSVFSDTLHKMGLALPRADAVFINSFEELDNTLTNNLKSEFKRYLNIGPLALLSSTSQADALVEDPHGCLAWIKKQRTGSVAYISFGTVMTPPPGELVAIAEGLESSKVPFVWSLKEKNMVQLPKGFLERTREQGIVVPWAPQVELLKHEATGVFVTHCGWNSVLESVSGGVPMICRPFFGDQRLNGRAVEAVWGIGMKIINGVFTRDGFGECLDRVLVQDDGKKMKSNAEKLREQAHEAVSEKGSSVENFKGLLEAVVTTLN is encoded by the exons ATGGCCAACACCGACCAGCCAACCACAGACTCACACGTAGCCGTCCTCGCTTTCCCCTTCGGCACTCACGCCGCTCCTCTCCTCTCCGTCACGCGCCGTCTCGCCTCCTTCTCTCCCTCCAcactcttctccttcttcaacaCCGTCCAATCCAACTCCTCGTTATTCCCCTCAGATCTcccatcgaacatccgagtccACGACGTCGCTGACGGCGTCCCGGAGGGATACGTGTTCTCCGGGAGACCACAGGAGGCGATCGAGCTGTTTCTCGTAGCGGCGCCGGAGAGTTTCCGGGAAGCGATCGCGTCGGCGGAGAATGACGCCGGTAAGAAAGTGACGTGCATGTTGGCGGATGCGTTCTTCTGGTTCGCGTCGGATATGGCGGCGGAGATGAAGGCGTCATGGGTTGCGTTTTGGACAGCCGGACCAAACTCGCTTTCTGTTCATCTCTACACAGATCTCATCAGACAATCCGTACGTGTGAAtg ATGGGTGTATGGAGGAGACACTAGGGTTTATCTCAGGGATGGAGAAGATCAGAGTAAAAGACACACCAGAAGGAGTTGTGTTTGGGAACTTAGACTCTGTTTTTTCAGACACGTTGCATAAAATGGGTCTTGCTTTACCTCGTGCCGATGCGGTTTTCATCAATTCATTTGAAGAGCTAGATAATACACTGACGAATAACCTCAAGTCGGAGTTCAAACGTTATCTGAATATTGGTCCTCTCGCGTTGTTATCATCTACATCTCAAGCGGATGCACTAGTGGAAGATCCTCACGGCTGTCTGGCTTGGATCAAGAAGCAGAGGACTGGTTCTGTAGCGTACATTAGCTTTGGTACAGTCATGACACCGCCTCCCGGAGAGCTTGTGGCGATAGCGGAAGGGTTGGAGTCGAGCAAAGTGCCGTTTGTTTGGTCGCTTAAGGAGAAGAACATGGTTCAGTTACCAAAAGGGTTTCTGGAACGGACAAGAGAGCAAGGGATAGTGGTTCCATGGGCTCCGCAAGTGGAGCTGCTGAAACACGAAGCAACGGGTGTTTTTGTGACGCATTGTGGATGGAACTCCGTGTTGGAGAGTGTTTCCGGAGGTGTACCGATGATTTGCAGGCCTTTTTTTGGGGATCAGAGACTCAACGGAAGAGCGGTGGAGGCTGTGTGGGGGATTGGAATGAAGATTATCAATGGAGTCTTCACGAGAGATGGATTCGGGGAGTGTTTGGATCGAGTTTTGGTTCAAGATGATGGTAAGAAGATGAAGAGCAATGCCGAGAAGCTTAGAGAACAAGCTCACGAAGCTGTCTCTGAGAAAGGAAGCTCCGTTGAGAATTTCAAAGGATTGTTGGAAGCAGTTGTGACCactttaaattaa
- the LOC103851079 gene encoding flavonol 3-O-glucosyltransferase isoform X1 gives MANTDQPTTDSHVAVLAFPFGTHAAPLLSVTRRLASFSPSTLFSFFNTVQSNSSLFPSDLPSNIRVHDVADGVPEGYVFSGRPQEAIELFLVAAPESFREAIASAENDAGKKVTCMLADAFFWFASDMAAEMKASWVAFWTAGPNSLSVHLYTDLIRQSVRVNEVDGCMEETLGFISGMEKIRVKDTPEGVVFGNLDSVFSDTLHKMGLALPRADAVFINSFEELDNTLTNNLKSEFKRYLNIGPLALLSSTSQADALVEDPHGCLAWIKKQRTGSVAYISFGTVMTPPPGELVAIAEGLESSKVPFVWSLKEKNMVQLPKGFLERTREQGIVVPWAPQVELLKHEATGVFVTHCGWNSVLESVSGGVPMICRPFFGDQRLNGRAVEAVWGIGMKIINGVFTRDGFGECLDRVLVQDDGKKMKSNAEKLREQAHEAVSEKGSSVENFKGLLEAVVTTLN, from the exons ATGGCCAACACCGACCAGCCAACCACAGACTCACACGTAGCCGTCCTCGCTTTCCCCTTCGGCACTCACGCCGCTCCTCTCCTCTCCGTCACGCGCCGTCTCGCCTCCTTCTCTCCCTCCAcactcttctccttcttcaacaCCGTCCAATCCAACTCCTCGTTATTCCCCTCAGATCTcccatcgaacatccgagtccACGACGTCGCTGACGGCGTCCCGGAGGGATACGTGTTCTCCGGGAGACCACAGGAGGCGATCGAGCTGTTTCTCGTAGCGGCGCCGGAGAGTTTCCGGGAAGCGATCGCGTCGGCGGAGAATGACGCCGGTAAGAAAGTGACGTGCATGTTGGCGGATGCGTTCTTCTGGTTCGCGTCGGATATGGCGGCGGAGATGAAGGCGTCATGGGTTGCGTTTTGGACAGCCGGACCAAACTCGCTTTCTGTTCATCTCTACACAGATCTCATCAGACAATCCGTACGTGTGAAtg AAGTAGATGGGTGTATGGAGGAGACACTAGGGTTTATCTCAGGGATGGAGAAGATCAGAGTAAAAGACACACCAGAAGGAGTTGTGTTTGGGAACTTAGACTCTGTTTTTTCAGACACGTTGCATAAAATGGGTCTTGCTTTACCTCGTGCCGATGCGGTTTTCATCAATTCATTTGAAGAGCTAGATAATACACTGACGAATAACCTCAAGTCGGAGTTCAAACGTTATCTGAATATTGGTCCTCTCGCGTTGTTATCATCTACATCTCAAGCGGATGCACTAGTGGAAGATCCTCACGGCTGTCTGGCTTGGATCAAGAAGCAGAGGACTGGTTCTGTAGCGTACATTAGCTTTGGTACAGTCATGACACCGCCTCCCGGAGAGCTTGTGGCGATAGCGGAAGGGTTGGAGTCGAGCAAAGTGCCGTTTGTTTGGTCGCTTAAGGAGAAGAACATGGTTCAGTTACCAAAAGGGTTTCTGGAACGGACAAGAGAGCAAGGGATAGTGGTTCCATGGGCTCCGCAAGTGGAGCTGCTGAAACACGAAGCAACGGGTGTTTTTGTGACGCATTGTGGATGGAACTCCGTGTTGGAGAGTGTTTCCGGAGGTGTACCGATGATTTGCAGGCCTTTTTTTGGGGATCAGAGACTCAACGGAAGAGCGGTGGAGGCTGTGTGGGGGATTGGAATGAAGATTATCAATGGAGTCTTCACGAGAGATGGATTCGGGGAGTGTTTGGATCGAGTTTTGGTTCAAGATGATGGTAAGAAGATGAAGAGCAATGCCGAGAAGCTTAGAGAACAAGCTCACGAAGCTGTCTCTGAGAAAGGAAGCTCCGTTGAGAATTTCAAAGGATTGTTGGAAGCAGTTGTGACCactttaaattaa
- the LOC103851079 gene encoding flavonol 3-O-glucosyltransferase isoform X2 gives MANTDQPTTDSHVAVLAFPFGTHAAPLLSVTRRLASFSPSTLFSFFNTVQSNSSLFPSDLPSNIRVHDVADGVPEGYVFSGRPQEAIELFLVAAPESFREAIASAENDAGKKVTCMLADAFFWFASDMAAEMKASWVAFWTAGPNSLSVHLYTDLIRQSVRVNVDGCMEETLGFISGMEKIRVKDTPEGVVFGNLDSVFSDTLHKMGLALPRADAVFINSFEELDNTLTNNLKSEFKRYLNIGPLALLSSTSQADALVEDPHGCLAWIKKQRTGSVAYISFGTVMTPPPGELVAIAEGLESSKVPFVWSLKEKNMVQLPKGFLERTREQGIVVPWAPQVELLKHEATGVFVTHCGWNSVLESVSGGVPMICRPFFGDQRLNGRAVEAVWGIGMKIINGVFTRDGFGECLDRVLVQDDGKKMKSNAEKLREQAHEAVSEKGSSVENFKGLLEAVVTTLN, from the exons ATGGCCAACACCGACCAGCCAACCACAGACTCACACGTAGCCGTCCTCGCTTTCCCCTTCGGCACTCACGCCGCTCCTCTCCTCTCCGTCACGCGCCGTCTCGCCTCCTTCTCTCCCTCCAcactcttctccttcttcaacaCCGTCCAATCCAACTCCTCGTTATTCCCCTCAGATCTcccatcgaacatccgagtccACGACGTCGCTGACGGCGTCCCGGAGGGATACGTGTTCTCCGGGAGACCACAGGAGGCGATCGAGCTGTTTCTCGTAGCGGCGCCGGAGAGTTTCCGGGAAGCGATCGCGTCGGCGGAGAATGACGCCGGTAAGAAAGTGACGTGCATGTTGGCGGATGCGTTCTTCTGGTTCGCGTCGGATATGGCGGCGGAGATGAAGGCGTCATGGGTTGCGTTTTGGACAGCCGGACCAAACTCGCTTTCTGTTCATCTCTACACAGATCTCATCAGACAATCCGTACGTGTGAAtg TAGATGGGTGTATGGAGGAGACACTAGGGTTTATCTCAGGGATGGAGAAGATCAGAGTAAAAGACACACCAGAAGGAGTTGTGTTTGGGAACTTAGACTCTGTTTTTTCAGACACGTTGCATAAAATGGGTCTTGCTTTACCTCGTGCCGATGCGGTTTTCATCAATTCATTTGAAGAGCTAGATAATACACTGACGAATAACCTCAAGTCGGAGTTCAAACGTTATCTGAATATTGGTCCTCTCGCGTTGTTATCATCTACATCTCAAGCGGATGCACTAGTGGAAGATCCTCACGGCTGTCTGGCTTGGATCAAGAAGCAGAGGACTGGTTCTGTAGCGTACATTAGCTTTGGTACAGTCATGACACCGCCTCCCGGAGAGCTTGTGGCGATAGCGGAAGGGTTGGAGTCGAGCAAAGTGCCGTTTGTTTGGTCGCTTAAGGAGAAGAACATGGTTCAGTTACCAAAAGGGTTTCTGGAACGGACAAGAGAGCAAGGGATAGTGGTTCCATGGGCTCCGCAAGTGGAGCTGCTGAAACACGAAGCAACGGGTGTTTTTGTGACGCATTGTGGATGGAACTCCGTGTTGGAGAGTGTTTCCGGAGGTGTACCGATGATTTGCAGGCCTTTTTTTGGGGATCAGAGACTCAACGGAAGAGCGGTGGAGGCTGTGTGGGGGATTGGAATGAAGATTATCAATGGAGTCTTCACGAGAGATGGATTCGGGGAGTGTTTGGATCGAGTTTTGGTTCAAGATGATGGTAAGAAGATGAAGAGCAATGCCGAGAAGCTTAGAGAACAAGCTCACGAAGCTGTCTCTGAGAAAGGAAGCTCCGTTGAGAATTTCAAAGGATTGTTGGAAGCAGTTGTGACCactttaaattaa
- the LOC103851081 gene encoding serine/threonine-protein phosphatase 4 regulatory subunit 2 yields MEMQSSSSHHEAPDTSSVPPPPPPSDGAPLQDHALLPQSIEHPVAVQEAEMSEEEVKGTLEAVASTGKFWQDWEKLKGMLSWWLKKVLSEYPEAKITDEQQKEALGETYSQLVNRLDEALLNFDEGPPFTLQRLCEILLAARSIYPKLSKLALALEKNLLVTSMLSISTDPQLETTENTNAATEDTGTAAANWAQNGIEAVGGDKDEIMTEVEEADVDDAMTIDMETIDEPSETTTTTASESEKPSETNAAEPSLDSMAAEEGDSRLP; encoded by the exons ATGGAGATGCAATCATCATCATCGCATCATGAAGCTCCCGACACTTCCTCcgtccctcctcctcctcctcccagtGACGGTGCTCCTCTCCAGGATCACGCCTTACTCCCCCAAAGCATCGAGCATCC AGTGGCTGTGCAGGAAGCAGAAATGTCTGAGGAAGAAGTAAAGGGTACATTAGAAGCGGTAGCATCAACGGGAAAGTTCTG GCAGGACTGGGAGAAACTGAAGGGAATGCTGTCGTGGTGGTTGAAGAAG GTTCTGTCAGAATACCCTGAAGCAAAGATAACGGACGAACAACAAAAGGAAGCGCTAGGAGAAACGTATTCACAGCTCGTTAATCGATTGGATGAAG CCCTTCTTAATTTCGACGAAGGTCCTCCATTTACTCTGCAGAGACTCTGTGAG ATCCTTTTGGCTGCAAGGAGTATCTACCCAAAGCTCTCAAAGCTCGCTCTTGCTTTAGAAAAG AATCTGTTGGTTACTTCTATGTTATCCATCAGCACGGACCCACAATTAGAAACCACTGAGAATACAAACGCAGCAACGGAAGACACAGGAACGGCTGCAGCAAATTGGGCACAAAATGGAATTGAAGCAGTGGGAGGGGACAAGGACGAGATAATGACAGAGGTAGAAGAAGCAGATGTTGATGACGCAATGACTATTGACATGGAAACTATCGATGAACCATCAGAGACAACGACGACGACGGCTAGTGAGAGTGAGAAGCCAAGTGAAACCA ATGCTGCAGAACCATCATTGGATTCAATGGCTGCTGAGGAGGGAGATTCACGGTTGCCTTGA